AAAGCTTCCCGTTCATGGAGAACGCGCAGAACCTCTTCGGGATCCAGGTTACCAAAAGCCTTGGCGAGGACATCGGTCAACTCACCCAAAGCCTCTTCCTTCCCGGTCGCCTTCAGTTCGCCAGCAATTGCGTTCGGATTCAACAGTTCTGCAATCTTCATGATCTGCACTTTTTAACGGGTTGGCAAACGGGCAACGGCCCGACGACGAAAACCGCTCGCTTCATCGTCGGGCCGTGCCAGGAACTTACTTGCTTTGGGGAACAATCAGGCCGTAGTTACCATCCTTGCGGCGATAGACGACGTTGATTTCATCGGTCGTCGAATCAGTAAAGACGATAAAATCCTTGTGCAGCAGGTCCATCTGCATGACCGCTTCCTCGACAGCCATCGGCTTGACCGGGAAACTGTTGCTGCGGATGATGGTCGGCTCAGGGGCCCCCAGATCGATACTATCGGCGGCGAAAACGGTCTTTTGAATCTGCCGTTCCTTGCCACTGGCGGGCTTGTGTTTTTTCAGCTTTTCCTTGTAGCGCTTCAACTGCCGCTCGATCTTGTCGATAACGGAATCGATAGCGGCATACATGTCGTTGGTTTCTTCAGAGGCCTTGATGGTGATTCCCTTGGCGCTGATCGTCACCACCGCCTTGTGGCGGATTTTTTTCTCGACGGAAAGGAAAGCCTGGCCATCGATCGGCTCGTCGATATATTTCTTGACCCGCTCCAGCTTCTCCGCGACATAGGCACGAACCGGCTCGCTGACTTCCATATGTCTGAATGTCACATCAATCTGCA
This genomic stretch from Desulfuromonas acetexigens harbors:
- the hpf gene encoding ribosome hibernation-promoting factor, HPF/YfiA family, coding for MQIDVTFRHMEVSEPVRAYVAEKLERVKKYIDEPIDGQAFLSVEKKIRHKAVVTISAKGITIKASEETNDMYAAIDSVIDKIERQLKRYKEKLKKHKPASGKERQIQKTVFAADSIDLGAPEPTIIRSNSFPVKPMAVEEAVMQMDLLHKDFIVFTDSTTDEINVVYRRKDGNYGLIVPQSK